A genomic region of Zea mays cultivar B73 chromosome 6, Zm-B73-REFERENCE-NAM-5.0, whole genome shotgun sequence contains the following coding sequences:
- the LOC103629523 gene encoding LOW QUALITY PROTEIN: rRNA N6-adenosine-methyltransferase METTL5 (The sequence of the model RefSeq protein was modified relative to this genomic sequence to represent the inferred CDS: deleted 2 bases in 1 codon) produces MKLKQLEGLLGGLTQFSDPKLELEQYATGPHIASRMLYMAENSFNDITGKVVAVADFGCGCGTLAVASALLDAEHVLGIDIDPQSLELAQENAADLELDIDLVWSDIKNLNLKGVHVDTVVMNPPFGTRRNGADMEFLSMALQGRASGKFCP; encoded by the exons ATGAAGCTGAAGCAGCTGGAGGGCCTCTTGGGTGGCCTGACCCAGTTCTCCGACCCCAAG CTGGAGCTGGAGCAGTATGCGACGGGCCCTCACATCGCGTCGCGGATGCTCTACATG GCAGAGAATAGTTTCAATGACATAACTGGCAAAGTGGTAGCTGTC GCTGACTTCGGCTGTGGCTGTGGCACTCTGGCTGTGGCGAGTGCTTTACTGGATGCTGA ACATGTTCTTGGTATTGATATTGACCCACAGTCACTTGAACTTGCTCAAGAAAATGCTGCTGATCTGGAG CTGGACATCGATTTAGTTTGGTCTGACATAAAGAACTTAAATCTGAAAG GCGTCCATGTTGATACTGTTGTCATGAATCCTCCCTTTGGTACACGAAGGAATGGAGCAGACATGGAGTTCCTCTCTATGGCCTTGCAG GGAAGAGCAAGTGGGAAGTTTTGTCCTTAG